ACCAGGCCGACGACCGCGCGCACCAGCAGCGGGCCGATGATCAGCACGCCGACGAAGCACAGCATCCCCGACGCCACGACCAGCATCAGCGCCTGCTGTCCGGGTTCGCCCGCCAGCGCGCCGCCCAGCACAGCGCCGGAGCCCAGCAGGAACACGGCGGCGGAGCAGACGCGGAGCCGGCCGATCCCCTTCTCCATCCCGTTCGCCACGGCGCTGGTGCGCAGCGCGGCCAGCGGCGGGACCTTCGTGGCGCGCCTGGCCGGCAGCAGGGAGGCGACCAGGGTCACCGCGGTGCCCACGAGGAGGCCGACGCCGACTGCGAGGGGGCTGATCACCGGCGACGCCGGCACCGACGAGCCGTTGGCGAGCAGTTCGCCGCCGACCGTGAACGCGCCCGCGCCCAGCCCGATGCCGACCGCGACGCCGACGGCCGAGGAGAGCAGGCCGATGATCACCGCCTCGACGAGGACGCCGCGGAAGACCTGGCCGCGGGTCGCGCCGACGCAGCGCAGCAGCGCCATCTCGCGCTGGCGCTGGGCGATGAGGATGGCAAAGGTGTTGTAGATGACCAGCGCGGCGACGAACACGGCGATCGCGGCGAACAGCAGCAGCCCGGTGGCCATCACGTCGGCCTGGGCGCCGGCGGCGTCGGCGAGCTCCTCGCCCAGCTCCCGGCCGGTCATGACCTCGGCGTCCCCGCCCGCGACCGCGGCGACGGCGTCCTTGACCTCGGCCGCCGGCGTGCCTTCGGTGCCGATCACGTCGATCTCGGCGTACTCGCCGACACCGGTCATGCGCTCGGTCGCATCGGGGGTGAAGGCCACGGCGCCGCGGTAGCCGACCTCCTGGTCCAGGCCGAAGTCGATCAGGCCGGTGACGGTGAAGGCGTGCTCCTCGCCCTCGGAGTCGAGGACGCCGACCGCGTCGCCGACCTCGTAGTCGCCCTGGTCGGCGCTTGTCGTGGCCAGCGCGACCTCGTCGCCGGCGGTGGGCAGCCGCCCTTCGGCGGCCTCGTAGCGCTCGACGCCGCCGCCGACGGAGATGCCCAGGGTCGGCAGCGTCCCCATCGCGCGGCCGTCGGCGTCCAGCAGCGGGGCGTCGCCCTTGATCACGCCCTGTGCCGCGGCGACCTCGGGCAGGTCCTCGATCTCGGCCAGGGTCTCGGGCGCCAGCCGCGGCACCTCGTCGTCGGGGCCGACGTCGGCGAGGTCCGCCAGCGCGACCGCGTCGAGCTTCTCGGCGGAGCCCATGACCTGGGTGCCGAAGCTTTCGCGGAGGGTGTCGGTGAAGACGAGGGTTCCGGTGACGAACATGACGCCGAGGACGATGGCCAGGGCGGTGGTGAACAGCCGGCTCTTGTGCAGGCGCAGGCCGGCCAGGGTGGTGCGCAGCATCAGGCCTCCGCTTCGAGCTTGACGAGGCGGTCCAGCACGGTCTGGGCCGTGGGGCCGGTGAGGTCGTCGACCAGGCGGCCGTCGCGCAGGAACACCACCCGGTCGGCGTAGGCGGCGGCGACGGGGTCGTGGGTGACCATGACGATGGTCTGGCCCAGCTCGCGGGCCGAATCGCGCAGGAAGCCCAGGATCTCGGCTCCGGAGCGGGAGTCGAGGTTGCCGGTGGGTTCGTCGGCGTAGACGACCTCGGGGGCGCCGAGCAGGGCGCGGGCCACGGCCACGCGCTGCTGCTGGCCGCCCGACAGCTTGGACGGCAGGTGGTCCAGGCGGTCGGCCAGGCCGACGACCTCCACGATCCGCTCGAAGCGGACCTGGTCGGTTCTGCGTTTGGCGATCTGGGCGGGCAGGCGGATGTTCTGCTGGGCGGTGAGCATGGGCAGCAGGTTGAAGGACTGGAAGATGAAACCGATGCGGTCGCGGCGCAGCAGGGTGAGCTGCTTGTCCTTGAGCGTGGTGAGGTCGGTGCGGCCCAGGTGCACGCTGCCCGAGGTGGCGACGTCCAGGCCGGCCAGGCAGTGCATCAGGGTGGACTTGCCCGATCCCGACGGGCCCATGATCGCGGTGAAGGCGCCCCGGGCGAAGGCCACGTCCACCCCGTCCAGCGCCCGCACCGCCGAGTCCCCGGTCCCGTAGACCTTGGTCAACCCGCGGGCGGCCACAGCGGGCGGCGCCTGGGTCTGCGCTGTGGTGTGGACGGCGGTCTCACTCACGGTCTCTCCTGATATCGGTGACGGGTTCGTCGGGAGGAGCGGGCGCTGGTCGCCGTCCGCTCCGGCCGGGGACAACGCTAGGGCCGCCGGGACGGCCGGATCCTCGGCCGCGCAGCCGATTCCGGCCATGACCGAATGGCAGCCGGGCGGGGACGATCGTCGAGGACGGCCGATGCCCGGCACCGACGAAAGTCGGTGCCGGGCGCGCCCATGGGAGCCGGATGCGGTCGCGGTGGCCGTTCTCACCTGCGCCGACCCGCCGCACCGACGAGAGTCGATGCCGGTAAAGGGGCGTCTACCAGCGGTTTTGGCATCTTTTTTGCCGCCGTAGACTCCGCCTCATGGGGTGGAGAGCGACCGGGAGGGTACGGGACGCGTGGCGCCGGGGCTGGGACCGGCGCCACCGGATCGCCGACGCCTGCTACGCGCTGTTCTACTTCCCGTTCGTCGCGATCGGCACCGCGTCACCGGGCGTCGGACTGGTCAAGGAGGGCCTGGGAGCCCCGTTCCCGGAGAGCCTCCTTGCGGTGCCGGCGCTGCTCGCCGTCCCGGTCCTGTTCGCGATCGCCACGATGTACCGCCGCACCCGGCCGGTATGGCTGCTCGGCCTCAGCGTCGCGGTGCTGGCGCTGTTCGGCAACATCTTCCCCATCACCCTGGGGATCTACAGCTACGCCGCATGGTTCGGCGACCGGCGCAGGCTCGCCGCCTGGACCGGGCTCGCGACCGTCGCGATCCTCCTCGGCTTCTGGGGCGTCCCCGAACCGGAGACGATCGTCTCCGTCATCCTCCTCACCCTGGTGCTGCCGCTGCTCGCCGGGCTGTGGGCGGGCACCCGCCGCCAGCTCATCGTCAACCTGCGGGAGCGCGCCGAGCGGCTGGAGCGCGAGCAGCACCTCATGGCCGAGCACGCCATCACCGCCGAGCGCAGCCGCATCGCCCGCGAGATGCACGACGTCGTCGCCCACCGGGTGAGTCTGATGGTGCTGCACGCCGGCGGCCTGGAGGTCTCCGCCGCCGACGACAGGAGCGCCGAGACGGCGGGGCTGATCCGCACCACGGGGCGCGAGGCGCTGGCCGAGCTGCGCGAGATCCTCGGTGTGCTGCGCGAGGACGCGCACGGCCGGGCGCCGACGGCCCCGCAGCCGATGCTCTCCGATCTCGCCGGGCTCATCGGCGGCTCGCGCGCCGCGGGAATGTGGGTGGAGTGGAGCACCACCGGAACGCCGCGCGCGCTCGCCGCGCAGGTGGAGCGCACCGCCTACCGGGTCGTCCAGGAGGCGCTGACCAACGCGGCCAAGCACGCGCCGGGGAGTCCCGTCGCGGTCCGCGTCGACTACGGCGAGCGCGACCTGGAGGCCGTGGTCACCAACGAACCCCCGCGGCCCGGCGGGAACGCGCCGCGGGAGTCCCCTCCCAGCAGCGGCTACGGCCTGGCCGGGCTGCGCGAGCGGGTGGCGCTGGCCGGTGGGAGCCTCTCGGCGGGGCCGTACCCGGACGGGGCGTGGCAGGTTCGCGCTATCTTGCCCGTGGTGGAGGCGTCGCCGCGGGGCGGCGCCGGAATCGGTGCCGAGCAGGCGGGGGAGACGTGATCCGGGTCGTCTTGGTCGATGACGAGCAACTGGTGCGCTCGGGACTGCGGATGATCCTCGACTCCGCGGAGGACATCGAGGTCGTGGGGGAGGGCTCCGACGGGGCCGCCGCGGTGCGGCTCGCCAGGGAGCTGGACCCCTCCGTGATCCTGCTCGACATCCGGATGCCCGGGGTCGACGGGCTCGCCGCGGCGGCCGAGCTGGCCACGCTGCCCGATCCGCCCAAGATCGTCCTGCTGACAACGTTCGACCTGGACGAGTACGTGCATCGGGCGCTGCGCGCCGGCGCGGTCGGCTTCCTGCTCAAGGACACCCCGCCGCGCGACCTCATCGGCGCGGTGCGCACCATCCACGGGGGCAACGCGATGCTCGCGCCCAGCGTCACCCGGCGCATGCTGGAGCGTTTCGCCGCCCCGGCATCCGGCACCGCCGGCGCCGCGGCCAGGCGCCTGGAGGCGCTCAGCGACCGGGAGGGCGCGGTGCTGGTCGCGGTGGCCCGCGGCATGTCCAACGCCGAGGCGGGCCGCGAACTGGGAATGCGGGAGGCCACGGTCAAGGCGCACGTCAGCCGGATCCTGGCGAAGCTGGACATGACCAACCGGGTCCAGGCCGCGATTCTCGCCCACGACGCCGGGTGGGTCTAGCGCCCCTTCGCGTGCGCCGGCTTCGGTTCGGGTTGTCATCGGGACGGTAAATTCCAGTCCATCTCCTCGATTGATTACTTTTAGCTATTAAGTGACTACGGTCTGTTTTCGGGTGGGTGGCTCGGGTATCTGGAGGACTGTGAATCGGTGGCCTCGCCCAACCCGACCGAGTTCGTGTTGCAGGCGAGCGAGCCTCCGAATCCGGACCTGGCGGAGCGTCAGGCAGCCATTAGAGGAGAGGGAAACGCAATGAGGAAGACTCTGTGCCGCATCGCCGTCGTCGGCGTCGCCGCGCCCGCACTCGCGCTCTCGGTGCCGGCCGCCGCGATGGCCGACGTCTTCTACAACGAGCACTTCAAGGCCGCGGGGCACGACGGGGCGATCTCCTACGAGGTCGAGAGCGGCGCCAACGGCGACGACTGGAACGGCGACCGCAAGGACGGCGACAACGGCGACAACGGCGGCGTCTTCTACGAGAAGTCGGTCGAGGCCGCCGGCCCTGACGGTGCCGTCTCCTACGGCGTCGAGAGCAGCGCCGACTAGAAACGGGTCGCGCGGAATCCGGATGTCCCATCCGATCCGCGATCGTGAGCGGAGGCGCGCCGACCGTTTTCCGGCATCCGGGCCGGCGCGCGTCGAGGTCCCGTCCCTGGGGAGGCGGGACCTCGCCCATGGCCCCGATGCGCGGCGTGTCGGCGCCACGGTCCCGTCACCCGGAGTCACCATCCACCATCGTGAGTTGTGACCCGTCGAAAGGAACCAAGGACGTGAAGACGACTCTGCAGCGCGCCGCCGTCATCGGCATCGCGGTACCGGCTCTGGTGATCTCGGCGCCGGCCGCGGCCATGGCCGATGCCTTTTTCAAGCACACCTTCGGCAGCGCCGACGCTGACGGCGCCGTTCTCTACGGCGTGCGCAGCGTCGTCGACGACGACGGCAATGTGCGTTATGAGCAGGTCCGGTACGAGGCCGGCCCCGACGGGGCCAGCGTCGAGAGGCTGGAGAGCTCAGCGGACTGACGCCGGGGCCCGGGCCGCCTGCAGAGCGGACCGGGTCGGCCGGCGGCCGACGGCCACTCCCTGTGTGCGGGGAGTGGCCGTCGCGCGTGGAGGACCGGACCGGGCACGGGGTTTTTCGGATGTTTACCGGAATTCGGCGCTCGATCACCGACGCATGCATCACTGAGTGTATTTGGGTTACTTCGTACAGTAGCGACCGTGGGTCGCAGCGAAGGGGGCAGGCGGATCGCGTGCTCCACGCAGAACCACAACGAAGGAGTCAGCAATGTTGCGTGCCGTCGGCAGGGCGATGGTCGTCGCCGGTCTGGGGGTGGGGGTGGCGCTGCCCGGCGTTCCCGCGCATGCTCTGGAGGCGCCGCCTCCCGGGCCGTTCCAGGGGCCGTTCCAGGGGCCGTTCTGGAACCAGGACGATGAATCGCCCTTGACGATCAAGGTGAAGCTCGGCGAAGAGGACGAGAACTACGAGTTCCATATGTGGACGCCGCAGGGGATGGTGACGTGCACGGTGCCCCGCGAGGACCTCGACGACACCGAGGAGATCCTCAACCTGGGGCCCTTGGGGGTGGCGATCGGTTCGATCGCGCTGCGGGAGCAGGCCGATGGGCCCTCGGGGCTGTCGGTCGGTTCGCTCGGACTGCGGACGTATGCCGATCAGCGCATGAGGTGCGAACACGATTCCGAGGACGAGTGGAACAGTTGGAACGGTTCGAGCACGTCGAGCACGTCGAGCACCTGGGACACTTCGACGAACGACTGGGACGCCTCGACGAGCACCTGGGACACGTCGATGGACAGCGGGGGCACAACGGGCAACTGGTGGGACGACCGGAGAGACCGGACGGGGTCGTAGCGGGCCTCCGCCGGCCGTGACGGTCCGTTGCCGGCGGAGGAGCCTTCCGCCGGCACCGTCTCCCGTGGTGCTCATGTCCAGAGCATGCGGAAGCCGTTCGTCCGCCCCGAACAAACCGACCAGTTGGTCTTATGGGGTGGCATGTTC
This sequence is a window from Spinactinospora alkalitolerans. Protein-coding genes within it:
- a CDS encoding ABC transporter permease; protein product: MLRTTLAGLRLHKSRLFTTALAIVLGVMFVTGTLVFTDTLRESFGTQVMGSAEKLDAVALADLADVGPDDEVPRLAPETLAEIEDLPEVAAAQGVIKGDAPLLDADGRAMGTLPTLGISVGGGVERYEAAEGRLPTAGDEVALATTSADQGDYEVGDAVGVLDSEGEEHAFTVTGLIDFGLDQEVGYRGAVAFTPDATERMTGVGEYAEIDVIGTEGTPAAEVKDAVAAVAGGDAEVMTGRELGEELADAAGAQADVMATGLLLFAAIAVFVAALVIYNTFAILIAQRQREMALLRCVGATRGQVFRGVLVEAVIIGLLSSAVGVAVGIGLGAGAFTVGGELLANGSSVPASPVISPLAVGVGLLVGTAVTLVASLLPARRATKVPPLAALRTSAVANGMEKGIGRLRVCSAAVFLLGSGAVLGGALAGEPGQQALMLVVASGMLCFVGVLIIGPLLVRAVVGLVGRPMRRIGVPSMLAADNARRSPKRAATAMIALTVGATLMTGYSVISASLQTTMNEMLEEQFPVDFALMPQLGEDGGGVPAPVGEELRESPEIGKVFSSRSTEADVDGEPVRPSAYLGADIGTDISSDVESGDLDGLGPGAVTLNASTASRLDVGFGEEITLEGADGEESFEIVAVVSDMGSLPGLTMDESDFAAVFPDADTDERVYVNAAEGVSSGEARDAVDAAIAEYPTVRVDGSAELKQQYTQMLDIMFMTVSALLALAIIIAVFGIANTMALSVLERTRESALLRALGLARPQLRRMLSIEAVLVSVIGTGVGIGLGVLFGWAAGATAIGDMTFTLPAARIAVFIAVAVVAGLLAAVMPARRAAGTSITGALAAE
- a CDS encoding ABC transporter ATP-binding protein, with translation MSETAVHTTAQTQAPPAVAARGLTKVYGTGDSAVRALDGVDVAFARGAFTAIMGPSGSGKSTLMHCLAGLDVATSGSVHLGRTDLTTLKDKQLTLLRRDRIGFIFQSFNLLPMLTAQQNIRLPAQIAKRRTDQVRFERIVEVVGLADRLDHLPSKLSGGQQQRVAVARALLGAPEVVYADEPTGNLDSRSGAEILGFLRDSARELGQTIVMVTHDPVAAAYADRVVFLRDGRLVDDLTGPTAQTVLDRLVKLEAEA
- a CDS encoding sensor histidine kinase codes for the protein MGWRATGRVRDAWRRGWDRRHRIADACYALFYFPFVAIGTASPGVGLVKEGLGAPFPESLLAVPALLAVPVLFAIATMYRRTRPVWLLGLSVAVLALFGNIFPITLGIYSYAAWFGDRRRLAAWTGLATVAILLGFWGVPEPETIVSVILLTLVLPLLAGLWAGTRRQLIVNLRERAERLEREQHLMAEHAITAERSRIAREMHDVVAHRVSLMVLHAGGLEVSAADDRSAETAGLIRTTGREALAELREILGVLREDAHGRAPTAPQPMLSDLAGLIGGSRAAGMWVEWSTTGTPRALAAQVERTAYRVVQEALTNAAKHAPGSPVAVRVDYGERDLEAVVTNEPPRPGGNAPRESPPSSGYGLAGLRERVALAGGSLSAGPYPDGAWQVRAILPVVEASPRGGAGIGAEQAGET
- a CDS encoding response regulator, with the translated sequence MIRVVLVDDEQLVRSGLRMILDSAEDIEVVGEGSDGAAAVRLARELDPSVILLDIRMPGVDGLAAAAELATLPDPPKIVLLTTFDLDEYVHRALRAGAVGFLLKDTPPRDLIGAVRTIHGGNAMLAPSVTRRMLERFAAPASGTAGAAARRLEALSDREGAVLVAVARGMSNAEAGRELGMREATVKAHVSRILAKLDMTNRVQAAILAHDAGWV